In a single window of the Methanofollis ethanolicus genome:
- a CDS encoding TIGR04013 family B12-binding domain/radical SAM domain-containing protein, producing the protein MQVNWREITAAKNSFAALYAACEAEGITVRLSGGPEGDVTCYSLNSINAPHFQDEIASAPCTTIVGGPHAAACPAEVARYADYVVTGEGEHTLPRLLRAIEAGETGPVPGVATKDGICPPDHTVFLPAYPPFSQFKGYIEISRGCPFGCAYCQTPRIFGRRMRHRPVEEIARYAARFRDARFVTPNALAYGSDDGIHPRLDRVERLFRALHTNQIYFGTFPSEVRPEFVTDASLDLISAHCANRRLHFGAQSGSDRVLGLLRRGHTVADVEHALDLCRDHGFMPVVDFIVGLPCEEDEDELATLALIREVTRRGQAHVHLFIPLPGTPMANLGPRGLLSETQRDLGRLALNGKISGSWDDPERRFYRNR; encoded by the coding sequence ATGCAGGTGAACTGGCGGGAGATCACCGCGGCGAAAAATTCCTTTGCCGCCCTCTATGCGGCCTGCGAGGCAGAGGGGATCACCGTGCGGCTGTCGGGCGGGCCCGAAGGCGACGTGACCTGCTACAGTCTCAACTCCATCAATGCCCCGCACTTCCAGGACGAGATCGCATCGGCGCCCTGCACCACCATCGTCGGCGGCCCCCATGCGGCGGCATGCCCTGCGGAGGTGGCGAGGTACGCCGACTATGTCGTCACCGGCGAGGGTGAGCACACCCTCCCGCGGCTCCTTCGGGCGATCGAGGCAGGGGAGACCGGACCGGTTCCGGGTGTGGCCACAAAGGACGGCATCTGTCCTCCCGACCATACGGTCTTTCTCCCCGCGTATCCCCCCTTCTCGCAGTTCAAAGGATACATCGAGATCTCCCGCGGCTGCCCTTTCGGGTGCGCGTACTGCCAGACCCCCCGGATATTCGGGAGGCGGATGCGCCATCGGCCCGTGGAGGAGATCGCCCGGTATGCGGCACGGTTCCGGGACGCCCGTTTCGTCACCCCGAACGCCCTTGCCTACGGTTCTGACGACGGCATCCACCCTCGCCTCGACCGCGTTGAACGCCTGTTTCGTGCGCTCCACACAAACCAGATCTATTTCGGGACCTTTCCCTCGGAGGTGCGGCCCGAGTTCGTCACCGACGCGTCTCTCGACCTGATCTCGGCGCACTGCGCAAACCGCCGCCTCCATTTCGGGGCCCAGTCGGGAAGCGACAGGGTGCTCGGACTCCTGCGCCGGGGACATACCGTCGCCGACGTCGAGCATGCCCTCGACCTCTGCCGTGACCATGGCTTCATGCCCGTGGTCGACTTCATCGTCGGCCTCCCGTGCGAGGAGGACGAAGACGAACTGGCGACCCTCGCTCTCATCCGCGAGGTCACGCGCCGTGGGCAGGCCCATGTCCATCTTTTTATACCGCTGCCCGGGACGCCGATGGCAAACCTGGGGCCCAGGGGGCTTCTTTCGGAGACGCAACGCGATCTTGGCCGTCTTGCACTAAACGGGAAAATTTCCGGTTCCTGGGACGATCCTGAGAGAAGATTTTATAGGAACCGTTAG
- a CDS encoding DUF126 domain-containing protein gives MIINGRGIARGTATGRLLVSPAPLSFLSGVDPESGVIIEEGHPLKGESIAGTVLAFPFGKGSTVGSYVMYALARNGKAPAAIINEEAEPIIVTGAIIAHIPMVDRLETGLSGLPAGVTVTVTVDGEAGTVSWEA, from the coding sequence GTGATAATCAATGGAAGAGGCATTGCTCGGGGAACTGCGACCGGGAGGTTGCTCGTTTCCCCGGCACCACTGTCATTTCTCTCAGGGGTCGACCCTGAGAGCGGCGTGATCATCGAAGAAGGCCATCCCCTCAAGGGTGAATCGATTGCGGGGACGGTCCTTGCATTTCCCTTCGGGAAGGGTTCGACTGTCGGGTCCTATGTAATGTACGCCCTCGCACGGAACGGGAAGGCGCCGGCCGCCATCATCAACGAGGAGGCCGAACCGATCATCGTCACCGGCGCGATCATCGCCCATATCCCGATGGTCGACCGCCTCGAAACCGGGCTCTCGGGCCTGCCTGCAGGCGTGACCGTGACCGTGACGGTGGACGGAGAGGCGGGGACGGTTTCATGGGAGGCATGA
- a CDS encoding proteasome-activating nucleotidase produces MEDSVIGVNNDNNLYKLQVQEMKAKVLDLKMQNELLQKEVNQLRRENNQLKRVPLFVAAVVDKLGDGEVYLRQQGNNQEYITRVNPELYDGMSVGMKVAVNNALSIVKPIGITYDSRVRVMELEEAPNVTFEQIGGLKEEIEEVREAVEYPLTRPEIFEKVGVEPPKGILLYGPPGTGKTLIAKAVAHNAHAEFIRMSGSELVHKFIGEGAQLVRELFDFAREHAPAIVFIDEIDAIASQRTNDGTSGSAEVQRTLMQLLAEMDGFNNRGNIRIMAATNRVDMLDPAILRPGRFDRIIEVPVPDADSRREIFKIHTRKMSLDNVNLEALVPLAEGMTGAEIQAVCREAGMRAVRRNAVAVEHNDFLEAIRKVSRKENAGDLRMYI; encoded by the coding sequence ATGGAAGACTCTGTGATTGGCGTCAACAATGACAATAATCTGTACAAACTCCAGGTCCAGGAAATGAAGGCGAAGGTTCTGGACCTGAAGATGCAGAACGAGTTGCTCCAGAAAGAGGTCAACCAGCTGCGGCGGGAAAACAACCAGCTCAAGCGGGTCCCGCTCTTTGTTGCAGCTGTTGTTGACAAACTCGGTGACGGCGAGGTCTATCTCAGGCAGCAGGGAAACAACCAGGAATACATCACACGGGTCAACCCCGAACTCTACGACGGGATGAGTGTGGGCATGAAGGTTGCGGTGAACAATGCTCTTTCCATTGTGAAGCCCATCGGCATCACCTACGACTCCCGTGTCAGGGTTATGGAGCTTGAAGAGGCGCCGAACGTCACGTTCGAACAGATCGGCGGATTGAAAGAAGAGATCGAAGAGGTCCGCGAGGCGGTCGAGTACCCGCTCACCAGGCCCGAGATCTTCGAGAAGGTCGGCGTCGAACCCCCGAAGGGTATCCTGCTGTACGGCCCGCCCGGCACGGGGAAGACCCTCATCGCAAAGGCCGTGGCGCACAATGCCCATGCCGAGTTCATCAGGATGTCGGGCTCTGAACTCGTCCACAAGTTCATCGGGGAAGGGGCGCAGCTGGTGCGGGAGCTCTTCGACTTCGCGCGGGAGCACGCCCCGGCAATCGTCTTCATCGACGAGATCGACGCGATCGCAAGCCAGCGTACAAACGACGGCACCTCGGGAAGCGCCGAGGTCCAGCGGACCCTGATGCAACTCCTTGCCGAGATGGACGGCTTCAACAACCGCGGCAATATCAGGATCATGGCGGCTACAAACCGCGTCGACATGCTCGACCCGGCGATTCTCCGGCCCGGCCGGTTCGACCGGATCATCGAGGTCCCGGTCCCTGACGCCGACTCGCGCCGGGAGATCTTCAAGATCCACACGCGGAAGATGAGCCTTGACAATGTCAACCTGGAAGCGCTCGTCCCCCTCGCCGAGGGTATGACAGGCGCCGAGATCCAGGCGGTCTGCCGCGAAGCCGGCATGCGGGCGGTCCGCAGGAATGCCGTGGCCGTGGAGCACAACGACTTCCTTGAGGCTATCCGGAAGGTCAGCCGCAAGGAAAACGCAGGCGATCTCCGGATGTACATCTGA
- a CDS encoding DUF5804 family protein, giving the protein MRLLLIPHEGVDLTTTFFASETSREILRFYRPEKMPYGMSIRVVSLGVALSLAAELRWYLRRYVALTLFEMAPGHSCTLAYAHAIEQRAVDPDQPPDHRFFIGFPDGRPVITEGPDGTLEVWALPGEVIQVR; this is encoded by the coding sequence ATGCGCCTGCTCCTCATCCCGCATGAGGGAGTCGACCTCACCACTACCTTTTTTGCATCAGAGACAAGCCGCGAGATCCTCAGGTTCTACCGCCCCGAAAAAATGCCGTACGGTATGTCCATAAGGGTCGTATCCCTTGGTGTGGCCCTCTCCCTTGCCGCAGAACTGAGGTGGTACCTCAGACGGTACGTTGCACTCACTCTCTTCGAGATGGCACCGGGCCATTCCTGCACCCTCGCCTACGCCCATGCGATTGAGCAGAGGGCGGTCGACCCGGACCAACCGCCGGACCACCGTTTCTTCATCGGCTTTCCCGATGGTCGCCCCGTGATCACGGAGGGACCGGACGGCACCCTTGAGGTGTGGGCGCTTCCCGGCGAGGTGATCCAGGTCAGGTGA
- a CDS encoding proteasome-activating nucleotidase, translated as MGDSGCDSPDPQNSEELCKYLLERISNLENRNLELRERMRQMESEKRYVETQKIRYEREMRKLRSEIEQLRSPPLIVGEILDIIDNNRVVVRSSAGPRFLVRVSQFIEPKDLKAGSRCTLNQQSLALIEVLPNTYDPQVYGMELEDRPEERYSDIGGLEPQILEVKEAVELPLTKPELFETVGITPPKGVLLYGPPGTGKTLLARAVAHETNAHFLHVVGSELVQKYIGEGARLVRELFDLAREKAPTILFIDEIDAVGTHRTESVTSGDREVQRTLMQLLAGMDGFEARGDVKIIGATNRIDILDPALLRPGRFDRIIEIPLPDIEGRLSILKIHTKGMNLAENVDLTGIACQTEGRNGADLRAVCMEAGMFAIREERTTVTNEDFGRALQKFMADFERQPLRNTVGEMFA; from the coding sequence ATGGGGGACAGCGGCTGTGATTCACCCGACCCGCAGAACAGCGAAGAACTCTGCAAGTACCTGCTCGAACGGATCTCCAACCTGGAAAACCGCAACCTGGAACTCAGGGAGCGAATGCGCCAGATGGAGTCTGAAAAGCGGTATGTGGAGACGCAGAAGATCCGCTACGAGCGGGAAATGCGGAAATTACGGAGCGAGATCGAACAACTCAGGAGTCCTCCCCTCATTGTCGGTGAGATCCTCGACATCATCGACAACAACCGCGTCGTGGTCAGGAGCAGTGCAGGCCCGCGTTTCCTTGTCCGGGTATCCCAGTTCATCGAACCGAAGGACCTGAAGGCCGGGAGCAGGTGCACCCTCAACCAGCAGTCCCTTGCCCTGATCGAGGTGCTCCCGAACACCTACGACCCGCAGGTCTACGGGATGGAACTGGAAGACCGGCCTGAAGAGCGTTACTCCGATATCGGCGGGCTGGAACCGCAGATCCTGGAGGTGAAGGAGGCTGTCGAACTCCCGCTCACAAAACCCGAACTCTTCGAGACGGTGGGGATCACCCCGCCGAAGGGTGTCCTGCTGTACGGGCCTCCGGGGACAGGCAAGACCCTGCTCGCCCGTGCCGTCGCCCACGAGACAAACGCCCACTTCCTCCATGTCGTCGGCTCCGAACTCGTGCAGAAATATATCGGCGAAGGGGCACGTCTTGTGCGTGAACTCTTCGACCTCGCCCGCGAGAAGGCGCCGACGATCCTCTTTATCGACGAGATCGACGCCGTCGGGACGCACCGGACGGAGTCCGTCACCTCGGGTGACCGCGAGGTCCAGCGGACCCTGATGCAACTCCTGGCAGGGATGGACGGCTTCGAGGCCCGCGGTGACGTGAAGATCATCGGGGCGACGAACAGGATCGATATCCTCGACCCCGCCCTCCTCAGGCCGGGCCGTTTCGACCGGATCATCGAGATCCCGCTCCCCGACATCGAGGGACGCCTCTCGATCCTGAAGATCCACACAAAGGGCATGAACCTGGCAGAGAACGTCGACCTCACCGGGATCGCCTGCCAGACCGAGGGGAGGAACGGCGCCGACCTCCGTGCGGTCTGCATGGAGGCCGGGATGTTCGCGATCCGGGAGGAGCGGACGACCGTCACCAACGAAGACTTCGGGCGGGCGCTCCAGAAGTTCATGGCCGACTTCGAACGTCAACCCCTGAGAAATACAGTCGGCGAGATGTTCGCCTGA
- a CDS encoding multiprotein bridging factor aMBF1, with protein MQCELCGAIIKGAPKRVRIEGAVLQVCPKCATLGVEVAQPRPVESKRKAVAATPGAPQRRGRDVFDLMVGEIVEDFGERIKSARLEKNWTQKDLANEIKEREVLIRKIEKGDLIPEDEVRVKLEKVLGISLLDVSDEEVRRQKGGRLATTLGDIITIKRE; from the coding sequence ATGCAGTGCGAATTATGTGGGGCTATAATAAAGGGCGCCCCGAAAAGAGTGCGGATCGAGGGTGCGGTACTTCAGGTATGCCCGAAGTGTGCGACCCTCGGGGTGGAGGTGGCACAGCCGCGGCCTGTCGAATCGAAACGGAAAGCCGTCGCTGCTACACCGGGGGCCCCTCAACGCCGGGGCCGTGACGTCTTCGACCTGATGGTCGGAGAGATAGTCGAGGACTTTGGCGAAAGGATCAAGAGTGCCCGTCTGGAGAAGAACTGGACCCAGAAGGACCTTGCCAACGAGATCAAGGAACGTGAGGTCCTGATCAGGAAGATCGAGAAGGGCGACCTGATCCCTGAAGACGAGGTGCGGGTCAAGCTCGAAAAAGTGCTCGGCATCTCTCTCCTCGATGTCTCGGACGAGGAGGTGAGGAGACAGAAGGGGGGCAGGCTTGCGACGACTCTCGGCGACATCATCACGATCAAGAGGGAGTAA
- the tpiA gene encoding triose-phosphate isomerase, producing MATPLILVNLKAYTEGMGERAAAIAAAAATVSGESGVVIGVAPAFTDLAAIASGFSIPVYAQHIDGVSPGAYTGHVTAAQVKAVGATGTLINHSERRLTLAGIDAGLSAARGAGLGTVICTNNETTTAAAAALAPDYVAIEPPELIGTGVSVSRADPGIIERSVEAVRAVNPQVKVLTGAGISTGECVKIALELGTDGVLLASSVVKAKDPAAVLRNLVSLI from the coding sequence ATGGCGACACCCCTGATCCTCGTCAACCTGAAAGCATATACGGAGGGCATGGGCGAGAGGGCCGCCGCCATTGCCGCAGCCGCCGCGACGGTCAGCGGGGAGAGCGGTGTCGTGATCGGCGTCGCCCCGGCCTTCACCGATCTTGCGGCGATCGCGTCCGGGTTCAGCATCCCCGTCTATGCCCAGCATATCGACGGCGTCTCTCCCGGAGCGTATACCGGCCATGTGACTGCCGCACAGGTGAAGGCGGTCGGGGCGACGGGTACGCTCATCAATCACTCGGAGAGGCGTCTCACGCTCGCCGGTATCGATGCCGGTCTCTCTGCAGCACGGGGTGCAGGGCTTGGAACCGTGATCTGCACGAACAATGAGACGACGACCGCCGCAGCAGCGGCCCTTGCCCCCGACTATGTCGCCATCGAACCGCCTGAACTGATCGGGACGGGTGTCTCTGTCTCCAGGGCCGACCCCGGCATCATCGAGCGCTCGGTGGAGGCGGTGCGGGCGGTCAACCCGCAGGTGAAGGTGCTCACCGGCGCCGGGATCAGCACGGGCGAGTGCGTAAAAATCGCGCTGGAACTCGGGACCGACGGTGTCCTTCTCGCCTCCTCGGTCGTGAAGGCAAAGGACCCTGCCGCCGTCCTCAGAAACCTTGTCTCCCTGATCTAA
- a CDS encoding CBS domain-containing protein, translating into MYIPTPAELRAKRILLGLRQADVARKAGISQSMVARIESGTVDPRVSTLRKIVQVLKVAENPSITAGSVMHAPVHAVTPDDAITTAVAIMEEEDVSQLPVIENGFPIGCVSESAIVNTIEQIGIARAHTRKVKDFMESSFPTVPPDADVETVVHLLQQHHAVLVLGGGKVQGVITKHDLITLIG; encoded by the coding sequence ATGTATATTCCCACCCCCGCGGAACTGAGGGCCAAGAGGATCCTGCTCGGCCTCCGCCAGGCCGATGTCGCACGAAAAGCAGGCATTTCACAGTCCATGGTGGCCAGGATCGAGTCGGGCACCGTCGACCCGAGGGTGAGCACCCTCAGGAAGATCGTCCAGGTTCTGAAAGTTGCAGAAAATCCCTCGATCACAGCAGGATCAGTGATGCACGCCCCCGTCCATGCCGTCACCCCTGACGACGCGATCACGACCGCCGTCGCGATCATGGAGGAGGAAGACGTCTCCCAGTTGCCGGTGATCGAGAACGGCTTTCCCATCGGGTGCGTCTCGGAGTCGGCGATTGTCAATACCATCGAGCAGATCGGGATCGCTCGGGCACATACACGAAAAGTGAAGGACTTTATGGAGTCCAGTTTCCCGACAGTCCCCCCGGACGCCGATGTTGAGACAGTGGTCCACCTGCTCCAGCAGCACCATGCCGTCCTTGTCCTTGGCGGGGGAAAGGTTCAGGGCGTGATCACAAAGCACGACCTGATCACTCTTATTGGTTAG
- a CDS encoding TIGR00296 family protein, protein MFALTSEEGGTAVRLARDALEKSLQGEEFTLPPLPRIFSEKRGVFVTLTRDGTLRGCIGLPYPVMPLGEGIVHAALSAALEDPRFPPVQAAELPQVRVEVTVLTAPEPLACPPEERAGHVEVGRHGLILADHDRRGLLLPQVATEYGWDAEEFLDHTCIKAGLSPGCWKKADVEVATFEGEIFPEEGA, encoded by the coding sequence ATGTTTGCGCTGACCAGTGAAGAGGGCGGGACCGCGGTGCGCCTCGCACGCGACGCCCTCGAAAAGAGCCTTCAGGGTGAGGAGTTCACCCTGCCGCCACTGCCCCGGATATTTTCTGAGAAAAGGGGCGTATTCGTTACTCTTACCCGGGACGGCACCTTACGCGGGTGCATCGGCCTCCCGTATCCGGTCATGCCCCTGGGCGAGGGGATCGTCCACGCGGCCCTCTCCGCCGCCCTCGAAGACCCGCGTTTCCCGCCGGTACAGGCCGCCGAACTCCCGCAGGTCAGGGTCGAGGTCACCGTCCTCACAGCCCCCGAACCCCTCGCCTGCCCGCCCGAGGAGCGGGCCGGCCACGTGGAGGTCGGGCGGCACGGACTGATCCTCGCCGACCATGACAGGAGAGGACTTCTCCTCCCGCAGGTCGCGACCGAGTACGGCTGGGACGCGGAAGAGTTCCTCGACCACACCTGCATCAAGGCCGGTCTCTCGCCCGGTTGCTGGAAGAAGGCCGACGTCGAGGTCGCCACCTTCGAAGGAGAGATCTTCCCTGAGGAGGGAGCATAA
- the tgtA gene encoding tRNA guanosine(15) transglycosylase TgtA, whose product MGISFEILQKDIAARAGRLKVGEKTIRTPALLPVVNPHLPLVTPREMQEMGVEAIITNAYIFSKSAEYRERALSEGLHKVLDFDGVIMTDSGSFQLMVYGGVEITNLETVSFQKAIGSDIIVPLDIPTTPDADRERAEKELAITLSRIREAREHLGPDAQMAGPVQGALFPDLRERSARAVQEIGFDFCPVGAVVPLMENYRYKDLVDVVLGAKKGLSPATCVHLFGAGHPSMLALGAAMGCDIFDSAAYALFAKDGRYLTTYGSLKIDELSELPCPCQVCRSHTAEELKKSPDRVRLLALHNLYVTLAEIARIRQAITDGTLWELLDLRCRSHPRLLEGYREFLRQAQDLEEQDNVSKRRFFYQGSESCMRTEVVRYHAMVERFTLGPRVLVAMAGKAPGDYDDILFFKPPFGPYPEGLSETFPIGQSEVPSWDEDMMRAGCRGIARLVETHPESTVSVLCPVEWAAFVRGELPGVEVLNADTI is encoded by the coding sequence ATGGGAATATCCTTTGAGATCCTCCAGAAGGACATCGCCGCGCGCGCAGGCAGGCTGAAAGTGGGGGAGAAGACCATCAGGACGCCGGCCCTCCTCCCCGTCGTCAACCCGCACCTCCCCCTCGTCACGCCGCGGGAGATGCAGGAGATGGGCGTCGAGGCGATCATCACCAACGCCTACATCTTCTCGAAGAGCGCCGAGTACCGGGAAAGAGCCCTCTCCGAGGGCCTGCACAAGGTCCTCGACTTCGACGGCGTCATCATGACCGACTCTGGTTCATTCCAGTTGATGGTCTACGGCGGCGTCGAGATCACAAACCTGGAGACGGTCAGCTTCCAGAAGGCGATCGGGTCGGATATCATCGTGCCCCTCGACATCCCGACGACGCCCGACGCCGACCGCGAGCGTGCGGAGAAGGAACTCGCGATCACTCTCTCCCGTATCCGCGAGGCGAGGGAGCACCTCGGCCCTGACGCCCAGATGGCCGGACCCGTCCAGGGCGCCCTCTTCCCCGACCTGCGGGAGAGGTCGGCCCGGGCCGTCCAGGAGATCGGTTTCGACTTCTGCCCGGTCGGCGCCGTCGTCCCCCTGATGGAGAACTACCGGTACAAGGACCTCGTCGACGTCGTCCTCGGCGCGAAGAAGGGCCTCTCCCCCGCCACCTGCGTCCACCTCTTCGGCGCCGGCCACCCCTCCATGCTCGCCCTGGGTGCTGCGATGGGCTGCGACATCTTCGACTCCGCGGCCTACGCCCTCTTTGCGAAGGACGGCCGGTACCTCACCACCTACGGGAGCCTGAAGATCGACGAACTCTCCGAACTCCCCTGCCCCTGCCAGGTCTGCCGGAGCCACACGGCCGAGGAACTGAAGAAGAGCCCTGACAGGGTGCGTCTCCTCGCCCTCCACAACCTCTATGTCACCCTCGCCGAGATCGCGAGGATCAGGCAGGCGATCACCGACGGCACCCTCTGGGAACTCCTGGACCTCCGGTGCCGGAGCCACCCGCGCCTCCTCGAAGGCTACCGCGAGTTCCTGCGCCAGGCACAGGACCTGGAAGAGCAGGACAATGTCTCGAAGAGACGGTTCTTCTACCAGGGCTCGGAGAGTTGCATGCGGACCGAAGTCGTGCGCTACCACGCGATGGTCGAGCGCTTCACCCTCGGCCCCCGCGTCCTTGTCGCGATGGCAGGGAAGGCGCCGGGCGACTACGACGACATCCTCTTCTTCAAACCGCCCTTCGGGCCGTACCCGGAGGGCCTCTCCGAGACCTTCCCGATCGGGCAGTCCGAGGTCCCGTCCTGGGACGAGGATATGATGCGGGCCGGGTGCCGCGGCATCGCGCGCCTCGTCGAGACCCACCCGGAGAGCACGGTATCCGTTCTCTGTCCGGTCGAATGGGCTGCGTTCGTGCGGGGCGAACTCCCCGGCGTGGAGGTGCTGAATGCCGACACAATTTGA
- the arcS gene encoding archaeosine synthase subunit alpha, translating to MPTQFEVRGRDGLGRSGLFSVDDSTYQTPLPLDMEEIYPELAALHHANVPLSADPEFAREYLVQPGGEAVIVHPALGGGESGQCAVVANWHTTLANARNMVGHLAALREKVPPDAAWYAPAAALPSNACFLVYLGFDLFDFTAVDLMTARGLFCTPEGEFPFAEIEEGSCSCAGCAKGDLGLHNRLALRAECATVRRFIAGGQLRELMEQRCRMDPDQVTALRLLDQEYHITEEAAPAARAVRLRANSAESMYRPEVKRFAERVIGRYVPPRNDVAVLLPCAVRKPYSSSQSHQRYIAAIAGRAHEVIITSPLGVVPREVEAVYPAGHYDVPVTGYWDHEECAFLSDILTRYLQAHPYGRVIAHLEGGALKVAEMAAGACGIELECTCTGHPTSPASLRALDEALDGERKMRTTPVAGVLSWQFGEQVETKGMQVKGKPRRQAVFKGKTLLYNIDPGTGLYKPTFEGWEYLSGYRVRIDAFVPHGDVLAPGVMDADPAIRPGDEVLVAGPSALATGRAMMGASDMVRSHRGIAVKVRKVKCIER from the coding sequence ATGCCGACACAATTTGAGGTGAGGGGACGGGACGGCCTTGGCCGTTCCGGTCTCTTCTCGGTGGACGACAGCACGTACCAGACGCCTCTCCCCCTCGACATGGAGGAGATCTACCCCGAACTCGCCGCCCTCCACCACGCAAATGTCCCCCTCTCTGCAGACCCGGAGTTTGCGCGGGAGTATCTCGTCCAGCCAGGCGGCGAGGCCGTCATCGTCCACCCCGCCCTCGGCGGCGGCGAGTCGGGACAGTGCGCGGTCGTCGCCAACTGGCACACCACCCTCGCCAACGCGCGGAACATGGTCGGCCATCTGGCCGCCCTCAGGGAGAAGGTCCCGCCGGACGCGGCATGGTATGCTCCGGCCGCGGCCCTCCCCTCGAATGCGTGCTTCCTTGTCTACCTGGGCTTCGACCTCTTCGACTTCACGGCCGTCGACCTCATGACCGCCCGCGGCCTCTTCTGCACCCCCGAAGGGGAGTTCCCGTTCGCGGAGATCGAAGAGGGCTCCTGCTCCTGCGCCGGGTGCGCGAAAGGAGACCTCGGCCTCCACAACCGTCTCGCCCTCCGGGCCGAGTGCGCCACAGTGCGGCGGTTCATCGCCGGCGGGCAACTTCGGGAACTGATGGAGCAGCGCTGCCGGATGGACCCGGACCAGGTCACCGCCCTGCGCCTCCTCGACCAGGAGTATCATATCACCGAGGAAGCGGCGCCCGCGGCGCGTGCCGTCAGGCTGCGCGCGAACTCGGCCGAGTCGATGTACAGGCCCGAGGTGAAGCGTTTTGCCGAGCGGGTGATCGGGCGCTATGTCCCGCCGAGGAACGACGTCGCCGTCCTCCTCCCCTGCGCGGTGCGCAAACCCTACTCCTCGTCGCAGAGTCACCAGCGCTATATCGCCGCCATCGCCGGCCGCGCCCACGAGGTGATCATCACCTCGCCCCTGGGCGTCGTGCCGCGCGAGGTCGAGGCCGTCTACCCGGCAGGCCACTATGACGTCCCGGTGACCGGGTACTGGGACCACGAGGAGTGCGCCTTCCTCTCCGACATCCTCACCCGCTACCTGCAGGCGCACCCGTACGGGAGGGTGATCGCCCACCTCGAAGGCGGGGCCCTGAAGGTCGCGGAGATGGCGGCCGGGGCATGCGGGATCGAACTCGAGTGCACCTGCACCGGCCACCCGACGTCCCCCGCCTCCCTGCGCGCCCTCGACGAGGCCCTCGACGGCGAGAGAAAGATGAGGACCACACCGGTCGCCGGCGTCCTCTCCTGGCAGTTCGGCGAACAGGTCGAGACGAAAGGGATGCAGGTCAAGGGGAAACCCCGGCGGCAGGCGGTCTTCAAGGGGAAGACCCTTCTCTATAACATCGACCCCGGGACAGGCCTGTACAAGCCCACCTTCGAGGGCTGGGAGTATCTCAGCGGTTACCGCGTCCGGATCGACGCCTTCGTCCCGCACGGGGACGTGCTGGCGCCGGGCGTGATGGATGCCGACCCCGCGATCAGACCGGGCGACGAGGTGCTCGTCGCCGGTCCCTCGGCCCTGGCGACCGGGCGGGCGATGATGGGTGCGTCGGACATGGTCAGGTCCCACCGCGGCATAGCGGTGAAAGTGCGTAAAGTAAAGTGCATCGAACGCTAA